The Tubulanus polymorphus chromosome 3, tnTubPoly1.2, whole genome shotgun sequence nucleotide sequence cacaactgcggaactggatctacCAGAtccaaaatcaaattaaaccctcaCAACTGCGGAAATGGGATTAAAGCCTaactaaacccacacaactgtggaactgggattAAAGTCTAATTAaacacacacaactgtggaactgagtccagaatcAAAATGGATCCAGAGTATGTGgataatattttgaaaaaaatcaatgaatttgatattgtaaAAATTGCTGCAACTATTTCTTCTTCGAAGTGGCCGAAGAGTCGAAGGTCTACGTTGATATTATGAAAAAGGTTTCATATTGTTTATCTCCTCTCTCAGCATAgtattcgaacctgatggtacTGAGAATGgagaatttataatttttggaattcataattttgccGCAAATAGACGAGGCAGGTAATCGAGGGTGGCTTTACAAGCTGAAACCTTTTCCCAGGTCGAACTTGGGAGGTCTTCGCATTATTTTTCGTACgatcatatatacataaactGCATGCTTTttgaaacatttagaatctAGAACATTAGATACATGTCTATAAGCTATATTCGCGTAGGCCTACAACAAAGCAAAAcaatttaataaaatatctTTTCGCTAAAACAgctataataatatatcaatatgaAGTATGTGAATGTCGCCCCGCTGGTATTTACAATGTTATTGAATATCgttgcaattcaaacattGGATCGAGTGCTCGATTTCTACATGAAATGAGTGTCCATAATTCAGGCAAAATGAACGCTGTGGCAATAATTCAGGCCAAATGAACGCTGTGGCCATAAATCAGGCGATTTCTAAATGAACGCTGTGACCGTTCAGGACATGTTGGATTAAATACTTTGATATGCTTAACATGCAATCGAACGACAAACCGTTTAAAGTTTCATAACATGCAGTGAACAAGGCGTTGGATTgaaattggggggggggggcggggGTCAACTTTCCTAGTGAAGGTGGCATTTTATCCGTACACTGTGAAAAATTGTTACGGAAGTTTCCGTTTTATTTTCCCAAACATACCATCGACAATTTAGCTATCATGCTGCAGCAGATGAACGCTGCAGCAGATGAACCGGAGACATTTCCGTCGAGCCACGGAAAAATTAGCGTATTCACGTAAAATTCCGACGAATCACGGATAATTCCTGCCATCGATGGATTTTTACCGCATAAACCGTTAAAAAATCGGAAACTTTCCGTTTCATTTTCCACaacatgattttgaattattatgtGCTCTCAGATGCAATATGGGGCCATATTCTACttcaatttctattcaaacaCGACCGGCTCAACTACATGGATAATTTAACCATATTTTACCGTACTGCAGTAAAcagcaatttcaatttcaatttcaatttatttatcataaaTCCAAAGTATAAGATTGTGAATGAAGAagaacaacaataacaacaaacaGACAAAGAACAAAAAGAATgtgcaataaaagaaaagaaaaaggaGAGAGAAGTAAtacaatgtttatatatacatacaacatTATTTAAGTGATATTTACAAGGGTAAGCCcataatatataaatttcgCGATATTTAGGAAGATTGGTTTACGTATGCACCTTCGCAACCCACGCTATTTTCTTACATAGAAGTAACAAAGGGGGCCTACAAAAACATCATCGATCTATGACGATTGATAAAAAACTATACCCGTGTTGAAGCTGAGTAGATAGAATCCCACGATAATAACGAAAAAACacagtccgaaaatgtaactgaagCTAATAGTTTGTTCAACGTTTCTATAACGTAGGACGATTGGATACAGTTCTTAGGAATAAGGAAAGTTTCAGCCATTGCGTCCACAAATCAGACCATTCACTCATTTACAGCTTACTAATTATTGAAACTATTGAAAGTCATACAGATTTCACAAACGTCCACGCGGCCACGCCTTCTTTCGCTAGTCACTCCAATTCTACACTAACGTTGTTAATGCTtacaaatatttgatatgcGTTAGTGATTTAACAAAGGCTTAAAAGTGCTGACTTTTTAGTTAAGACCTTAAAAAGTGCTTATATTccacagaaatatcaaaaagtatcaaattcataattatttttcTGACATTATGCGTAATGCCAATATTGGCTTTGACGATTTATCTTGTGGATTTGGACGAGGTTCGCGGTTCTAAATGATAATTAAAGTAACACGTCTGTATTACATGAAAAGCTCTTTTTTCTGGTCCCAATGAATTCAAGTTGAGCGGAGTCTGTGACAAATATTTGCTTCATTTAAAATAGCTCTCGAGCCGATGGTAAGCATGTCCTTGCAATTTGTATGAAATTATGTCTATATCTGAACTTTTAATCTCGAAATCTCGACTTTATAAACTCGAAATTTCGACTTTTAAAGTCGAAATTTTATACAATACACATTACATGTTACATAATATGACATACAAGGTGGCAAGAAGATGGCCAAAAAACCAGAAATGATTTCGCAGGAGGTTTTTGGAAGTAAGATCAGTTGATAGATCTGATACAATTAGTTACGCTTTTCAGAATAATTCAGAATCGATAAAggaaaaaagagaaatataGCGCAATGTGAGCCTAACCGATGAAGAATTcagtgggggggggggggggtggtgtTATAACAGTTTATTTACTTCTCAACGGGCATATTGGTTCTTGTACTTTTCCCCGTTGAGAAGTCCCTGAAGTGCGTATAGACTTGGTCACCTAGTAGCACTGAGGTAATTGTTTAATGACTTAAGTTACATTCTAGAATAGAATGATGGAACTGGTCACCGATGAGGTTCATATTGCACTTGTCGCATACACGTTCATCCCTtggaatataatatatctcttaTATTATTCCCTGTATGTTATTTCTAGGACCTTagcatgtatttattttgtatatactATTGACTTTGtttcatgaaatgtatttgtACTAAAAAGAAATCCCTTGGAATAtcacatcctcgcttgccaggggtccggtatcactcccgaactcgcttccaccagccccctggcctcacaaagcgtgatttcattactggcgctgttggtccatttaacgggaaaaccaataaAAGCTTaaaagtcgtttgttacaaatgctgtgattggtacgaccggattctggtcggctagtaacgactccgacgactcgtgaggtcaaggggttctgttcggcgaacagctttagcgtagtgggttcgaatcccttgacgggtgcaGATGGGAATATCATGGCAAAGACTGAGTTCGTCTGGGGTAAGACGTTAAATCCGAATCGAGAAAGACTCAGTGATTGAAGAACAATGGAACACGCGCACaatacatatgaatttaacGTTTATTGCGAGCACTGAATGCATATCTTCTGTATCGACATGTAGAGATAGATCGTTAGCAATTAGAAGATGTGACGTCATCAATAGCAATATCAGATTCATAACCACTTCCCCGGGTAGCGACAAACTCGATCTAAAAAACAAACCAGACATAATTGATTTATCAGATTTTTTTAAGTGAAAgttcaaataattcaaaccGTACTAAGTACGTACTTTGGTGTTCCCTTTTGGAATATTAACTGATCCACGTTTCCATTGATTTCCCTGATTACCAGATTTCAAAAATACAACGCGTCCGTTGAGTTTAACTTCTAATTTTCCCATTTGTGAACCACCATACATGTGATAATAAAAGTTCATGACGCAGGAGTCGGACGCTGATTGGGTACTTGCTTCTAACCTGGCTTGATGACCTGGAATTTTTCCGGAAGCTTCCATGTACACATACATCCCTGAAAAGAGAGTAAATATCAAACTCTGCTCATATCGCGATACTATTTTATTGTATGAACACATACGTTCAACTTAACAATATCGTTAACTTCATGTTCTCACAGTTTGAGGGAGGTGAGGGGTGTAAAGATTTAGGGAAGTTAGGGGTGTATGGACGATGTTATTTGAGGAACTGTTCGTACCACGTCCAGTCGTATGATCTGCACTTGGACCGGTGCGTGAAGTATATGTACCCCCTGATCGTCTCGTCCACTGTCCATGTGAGTTCCACATCCCGTTATCCGTCTCGAAATCGGTATCCAATCGTCCTACGTGATAGAAGATGATTTTTCGACATAATTGGAAAGAGGTACACTATGAAAATCATCACGGGATCCGCTAGATGAAGAGTTCATTTCTAATCGTGGTCAGTGATGAGATCCTCTCcactattttcactattttatCGCGATTTTGCTTATGCTGTTACTTCAAATTAACAAACCTGGTGTCACAGTTGGTGTCGCAGTTGGTGCCACAGTGACCGATGAGCATCCTGTTGAAAAACTGACGTCATCAATACCCATGTCGGATAGCCAAGACTTTGGCCGGGTAGCGACAAACTGAACCTGAGCAAAAAGACATTTCTCAGGTTATTCGTTAAACTATTTCATAAGCTAATTGAGGAAAATCTAAGCTGTGCACTGAGTACGTACTGCGGCATTTCCTTTTGGAATGGGAACTGATCCATGTTTCCACTGGTTTCCCTGATcaccagattttgaaaataccaCGTTTCCGTTGAGTTTAACTTCAAGTCTTCCCATAACTGCACCATACATGTGGTAGTAAAAGTTCATGACGCAGGAGTCAGACGCTGATCGAGTATTCGCTTCTAATCTGGCTTGATCTCCTTGAGGTCTCTCGTATGTCCTCATGTGCATGTACCATCCTGAAATGAGAGTAAATATTGGACTGTGCTCGTCGCGATACTAATCATTTGAATGTAGGTACCAGGGCGGATTTTTACCTATGGGGGATATTTACCGGGGGAATTTTAccgggttttttttttacctgtTACCTATTTAATTGTATGACTACCTTATTTCCTATTTACAATTCGCTAACTTTATCTTTCCGCCGAATGAGGGTGTAAGGACGATGGTATTTGATTGAGAAACTGTTCGTACCATGTCCAGTCGTATGATCTCTTCTTGGACCGGTATAAATAGATCCTGAATTGCCCCATCGTCTCGTCCATTGTAATGTTCCCTGCGAGTTCCACATTCCGTTATCCGTCTCAAAATCGGTAGCCAATTGTCCTACGTaatagaagatgatttttCGACAAAATTGGATAGAAGTTATCATTTTGGGAGCCTCCTGTTTTCGCCATTCTATTGCAACGAGCTACTTGTACCGCAACTATAAACTACGTAACAAACCTGGTGCCACCGGGCCGCATCTCGCAGAAAAAGTTATATCGTCAATAGCTATGTCGGACATATAACCGCTTCCCCGGGTAGCGACAAACTGAATCTGAGAAACACAGACGTTGTTGGTCAAGGATGAACTAATCAAAGAATACTAAACTGTGTGCTCAGTACGTACCGCGGCGTTTCCTTTTGCAATCGTAACTGATCCCTGTTTCCATTGATTTCCCTGATCACCAGATTTCGAAAATACAACGTTTCCGTTGAGTTTAACTTCTAATTTTCCCATTGTTGAACCATACATGTTATAATGAAAGTTCATGACGCAGGCGTCAGACAGTGATTGGGTATTGGCTTCAAGCTTGCCTTGATCACCTTCATGTTTCCCAGAAGTTTCAACGTACACGTACCATCCTGAAATGAGAGCAAACATTGAACACGGCTCATGGCAAAATCATTCAATTGTATGATCAGGGCTTTTTTTAATTAGTAGGAGTACggatttttttgggggggggggagtgAAAGGGCGAagggaaaaaaatttatttttttttgaaaacccAGTGCCAGGATCCTCGAAGGGCAAAggacaaaaaataaaaaacaaaaattacattttttgtCTTGTTTTGCATTAATTTTCTGAAggattagaaataaaagaattattttctcCGTTCAAAAAGGCTGACAGCCATTTTGAACTAAATAATCTGGTTAACATCATATACTCACAGATGGAAAGAGGAGGTGAGGGGTCTAGAGACAATGTTTTATGAGGCAGTAACTGTTCCTACCCTTTCCAGTCGTATGATCTCCACTTGGACCGGTCTTTGAAGATGATGTACCGCCTGATCGTCTCCTCCACCATAATGTTCCCTGCGATTTCCACATTCCCATACCCGTCTCAAAATCGTTAGCCAATTTTCCTACGTAATAGAAAACAGATCATAGACAAAATGGGCTTGGCCTACTTTTATGTTATCATATCTTTGGACCCGCTTGGCGAAGGAGTCTGTTTCCAAACTGTAAGAGGTTCAAATACTCCGGCAAGAGTAACCTGAAATATATTTGTCTATTGTAAAGACTGGTATGAATTAATCGACTTACCTATTTCGCCGCTGATGACCGCCTCCGAAACACCAGCATATACCGCACAAACCAATACGGCGAAATACATGATGAAGTTCTGTCCACGCGTTTGAGTCGACTGACAAAGATACGTCAAAACTGACCGTTTATATCGTATACCGGTACAGcgatttttgaagtgtttgaATGAATCTGATTTTCATCGATAGCATGTTCTCTGTTCTCTGTTCTGCTCGAtagtatgaatattttttcgatatttccAGCCCAATGCTATATTAAATCAATATCTGGGTGCCGAGTAGAATTTTCAGACTAAATAAATCCCAAGGCCAATTCAACCTTCGTTTTGATGCACATCTCACCTAAATAACAGTGGAATTGGATTTTGAGTCAAATAAAATGCGCAcatactgtggaactgagtccggGTGGAATGTTTTGCCTGTCTGACACCtatatttatgattagtaatcaatgatttgaaatatttttgatatagaGTTGGTATTCATGTGTATCTATTGTACAGAATTGTACATTTAATTTTGTAAATGCCGCTGCCATTTCTTCGAAGAGGCCGAAGAGTCTGATGTCTACGCTGACATCCTAAATATTTATTCGGCAGGTTCTAAAATGATGGTACTGACAATTTTTGATACtggaaattcataattttctttttctgtatGTACGTATCATACGTTAGTGCATGCTTTtggaatatttcgaatatagaAGAACATTTGAGACATATTGCATGGGCGGCATACGTGTAGGCCTATAACAAAGCGAAACAAATCAATTATATCCGTTCACTAAAACAGCTCAagcaatatattcaaattaagtATGTAAATATCGACTCGCTGGTATTTACAATGCTATTAAGTATCGTTGCAATTTATACATTGGATCGGATTTGCGATGTGACCATAAATCAGGTGATTTCTAAACGAACGCTGTGACCATACATGACTGGTTGGTTTGAAAGCTAAGAATTGAAATATGGTAACATAAAATTGATCCGTTTTTCCGGCAACGCAGTTTACAAGGCCGTAGCCCGGGATTGGAATGGTGGAGGGGATTGCTTTTCCAATGAAAGTGGAACTTTTTGAACAGTTACGTGCTCACAGATGCAATCTCGGGCATTCTTTGACTTCAATTTCTCACCAAACAGAACAGGTTTAATTACGGATAATCTAAGCTTATTTTACGGGATACTGCTGTATGCACTGTATGtatacactcagccacggcacgaacccctgccacagtagaccTGGTGCGccggtacatgcgcagctttgccgcgcttatacttgcggcaccaatcagattgctcgttgaaTAATCGCcgaggcaaatttcacggaagaactataaatggtaAAACCTGGACTAAAATAAAATGGGATTTCTTATTGGCTATAATGACATaatctaagctgcgcgtgtagctgcgcCCTCGGTCTAGCAGGGGTTCGGGGGTTCGTACGGCAATCTcggtgccatcaggttcgaataccTGCCAGGGTAGGATGCATCGATCCATACATGGACATTTGAACGGGTTCAGCCGAAGTCTTCGGCAAAGGAAAAACAACTGCTGTTGACGGTGAATGTGTTTCTTATCGTATGCACAATCGTAAAAATGCGTCAGTTTTGTCGGggcataatgaaaaaaaaaatgagcTTGCCTATTGACTACTTTTTCACTTGTTGATCGGCTTTTTAGAAGGAAAGGTCTACTACAAAACGAATCATCTGATGTGCATGGACATAACTATCAAAAGTAATTTTTATCACATCTATGAACTATCGATACTTTATGTCAAATGGTACACCGTATCATCACTAGTGGATAGCCGTAACATTGGTGGATAGATGTTTATTTGAACCCGGACATCTTACTCGACATCGCACGTATTTCAAACCCTTTCGCTGCGTATGGGGTTGAATCGACGCCATGCATACGGCAAATCGATTCGAGTTGTAAGGAAAAGTCTATCTTTTTGTTCTACAGAGAGCGAAAGAAAAATCACTAGTTCTTGATGTATTCTTTCAATCATTTGACTCTAtggttttatcaattttaacTTTTGGGGCTGAAGTTTGAGGGTTCAAAAAGTTGCGATCTATTATCGATTTTGACTGGGCTGAGGTATTGGTGCTATGAACACGTACAATCTGTTTACAACTGCCTTACTTATGATTAATCtgtttttacaaatattgcggacaattagaaaataagaTACATATATATCCAATTCCAGCAATAACTTTGATAGTCGTTGTTTCGCTATCTATGCATTCCAGTCATCAAATAACAGTTCAGCCCATTTCATCTGAGACGTTTGGAACTTGATATATTATTAAGTTCCATAGCGACAATGGTTGCAAAATGTGTTGCGGGCAATGTGTCTAAACTTGACACTAGACAGACaatacagaaaaaaatttaCACAAGAGTCAATTTGTGATAAAAGATGTTGCAAAGTGGTCAAAAGCATGTTCCTGATGTTCATCAAAGCAAGAATTCGGGATGCTATCGATGGACTTTCACAAACAAGGTATATAATCACTGAGGACAGGGCTAACATTGTAGCCTGTGTATCACCTCCAGTTACGACTGACGATGACTTGGACATAGTTTTACGTTGTGATGTTGCTCTGATTACGATTCTGATCAACGCAATATTAGTAATCGAGAGAAATGCGAACGGCATCGCTATGATCAATACAATGTATGTTGAGCGACCAGCCACCCTTCCAGCAGGAAGAACACCCTGGCCTAACATCATACGATTATACAACGGACAATCGTTGTATCTAGGTATCAGGGTGTTATAACGCCAACGATACACATGTGTCAAAAAACAGAATGTAAACAGACCCACGACAAAGAACgtacatttttttttggtaatGAAAGCTCGGGATTTCAGCGGGAACGACAGTTGCAACCAGCGCTCAATACTGATCATAGCTATCAGCCAGTTTCGATACATCTTAACGGTCAAATTGGTTATTGTTGTGTAATATCTCGCATAAGGGCCGAGAAAATAACTATCGAGATAGTGATAATTAATGTATCCCAATTCCCAAAGTCCTTTATAATCTCCAAGGCTGGAAAAACATAAATTGACAACGAGATAAAATGAATCGACGACAGCGAGGACGCTAAGCAGGTAGTATGTAGCGACCACGCTCGAGTACATGCGTCTCAGGATAATAAAACTCAAATAGTTGAGGACTAAACCGATCACACTTACAACTGTACCACCGAAGGCTCGAATATACAATTGGTATTCTCCATTCTTCCAGAAACGTTCACTGAAACACTCGTGGATTGTGTTAGATTGATTATTGTCGGACATTCTAAAACTATCAATTTGGTCtcgtttattttctattgtGTGAGTCGGATACGCATATTACGCTTTCGTAAGCTTTCACATTTCATAATCATGTCATCTAGAAATAATGAGCTCGCGCATCTATCATTAAATGTATTCAGTGTAGACATGAATGAATAGAAAGATTATCCCCCAGGCATATCGGCTTCTGAAACAgagtttcatcaagattatTTCCCAGTTAAAAAATCACGAACACAATATACCGACTCTTATAGTGTATATATGTGTGATTATAATCGATTCACGTGTATTTTACCTCGGGATCAGAGGATATGATCGCGAACAAACCGTACTCATATTCTTACCGGATTCAGATACTCAATAGGATATATAGATGTGTCTTGATGAGGTTGTGCTCTTTTATGGCATCCGAAATCACTATTTGGCTACATAAAAAAGAATCAAACGTCCGCCCCgatatattacatatattaCACCCCTCGGTTTGATCCCATGGATCAGTAGGGGTCGAGACACCCTCTGCTTTTATTCTTTGACTTCTTTCGACAAAGGTTCTCATGTTTTCTCTATAACTTGCTTTTTTCGGATCTATTACATATGTTATTTGCGATAGTTTCCAGTATATATGTGTTAACTTGTAGGTTTTTTACTTCATGTATGAtttaatgatatgatattgagTACTTTTATTATGTACTTTAAACTAACAGTACTTTACATCAATCTTTCCTCTTTAAAGCTTTGCACATATTGTATTCTGCTGATTCTTTCCCGTGTTATCTTTGTTCCATTGACTATCATgtaatttgattatgattaataaacctttaaagatGAAAAGTAAAGAAACCAGAAGATGCTGCGTTCGAATATGTTTTGTCCTCTTAGTCTTTTGCTCCTTTAAACCCGATTCTTATGAATTCAGCTTTGAAAATATGTCGAATGCCACCATCAGATTATGTATTCATACAATTTACACGTACCGCAGTATCTTCTATTACAAGCAAGAAAATAGTCCTACAAAACCGAAAT carries:
- the LOC141902219 gene encoding MAM and LDL-receptor class A domain-containing protein 1-like, with protein sequence MYFAVLVCAVYAGVSEAVISGEIGKLANDFETGMGMWKSQGTLWWRRRSGGTSSSKTGPSGDHTTGKGWYVYVETSGKHEGDQGKLEANTQSLSDACVMNFHYNMYGSTMGKLEVKLNGNVVFSKSGDQGNQWKQGSVTIAKGNAAIQFVATRGSGYMSDIAIDDITFSARCGPVAPGQLATDFETDNGMWNSQGTLQWTRRWGNSGSIYTGPRRDHTTGHGWYMHMRTYERPQGDQARLEANTRSASDSCVMNFYYHMYGAVMGRLEVKLNGNVVFSKSGDQGNQWKHGSVPIPKGNAAVQFVATRPKSWLSDMGIDDVSFSTGCSSVTVAPTATPTVTPGRLDTDFETDNGMWNSHGQWTRRSGGTYTSRTGPSADHTTGRGMYVYMEASGKIPGHQARLEASTQSASDSCVMNFYYHMYGGSQMGKLEVKLNGRVVFLKSGNQGNQWKRGSVNIPKGNTKIEFVATRGSGYESDIAIDDVTSSNC